The Humulus lupulus chromosome 4, drHumLupu1.1, whole genome shotgun sequence genome has a window encoding:
- the LOC133831572 gene encoding peroxidase 3-like, with product MMKINFLILVFVVLISLLVGSEGGQLTNNFYKHSCEEAETIVKKATEKHVATNPAVPARLLRMHFHDCFVRGCDGSVLLNSTKKNAEKDAAPNQSLLGFDVIDDIKAQVEKKCPGVVSCADILALAARDSVSYAFKKSMWEVPTGRRDGKVSIMSEVQQNIPAPFFNFTQLKQSFATKGLSGHDLVVLSGGHTIGVGHCTAFNNRLYNFTGKGDQDPSLDKNYAKLLKTKCPPNDQNTTVPMDPGSALTFDSSYYGVVLKHKGLFTSDAALLTNKVARDTVQELVYQDAFFAEFALSMKKMGAVEVLTGTAGEIRNKCWAVNS from the exons ATGATGAAGATCAACTTTCTTATATTGGTGTTTGTTGTTCTAATTAGTCTCTTGGTGGGCTCTGAAGGAGGGCAACTCACAAACAATTTCTACAAGCATAGCTGTGAAGAAGCTGAGACTATTGTGAAGAAGGCCACCGAGAAACATGTGGCCACTAACCCTGCTGTGCCCGCACGCTTGCTCAGAATGCATTTCCACGATTGTTTTGTTAGA GGATGTGATGGTTCGGTTCTGTTGAACTCAACAAAGAAAAATGCTGAAAAAGATGCAGCTCCAAACCAaagtttgttgggttttgatgTAATAGATGATATCAAAGCACAAGTTGAGAAGAAATGTCCAGGAGTCGTTTCATGCGCTGATATTCTAGCTTTGGCTGCAAGGGACTCTGTTTCCTACGCA tTTAAGAAATCCATGTGGGAAGTGCCTACGGGTAGAAGAGATGGAAAAGTATCAATAATGAGCGAAGTACAACAAAACATTCCAGCACCCTTCTTCAACTTCACCCAACTCAAGCAAAGCTTTGCCACCAAAGGCCTTTCTGGGCATGACCTTGTCGTATTATCAG gaggaCACACGATCGGAGTGGGACACTGCACTGCGTTCAACAACAGACTATACAACTTCACCGGAAAAGGAGACCAAGACCCTTCACTGGACAAAAACTATGCCAAACTCTTGAAGACCAAATGCCCTCCAAACGACCAAAACACAACTGTCCCAATGGACCCCGGCAGCGCTCTCACCTTCGACAGCAGCTACTACGGCGTCGTGCTCAAGCACAAGGGCCTTTTCACCTCAGACGCCGCACTTCTCACGAACAAGGTCGCCCGTGACACCGTCCAGGAGTTGGTTTATCAAGATGCTTTCTTCGCTGAATTCGCACTGTCCATGAAGAAGATGGGAGCCGTTGAGGTCCTCACTGGCACGGCTGGTGAGATCAGGAACAAGTGTTGGGCTGTCAATTCTTAG